CTTTAGTATTATACGCAGACGGTGAGCGTCGTTACATCTTAGCACCTAAAGGTGTTCAAGCTGGCGATTCAATCCAGTCTGGTGTAGATGCACCTATCAAAGCAGGTAATACGTTGCCACTTCGCAACATGCCGCTAGGTAGTGTAATCCACGCAATCGAATTGAAGCCTGGTAAAGGTGCTCAAATCGCGCGTGCTGCTGGTACTTATGCACAGTTAGTTGCTAAAGACGGCGCTTACGTAACTCTACGTCTTCGTTCAGGCGAAATGCGTAAAGTTGAAGCGGAATGTCGTGCAACTTTAGGTGAAATCGGTAACGCAGAACACATGTTACGTTCTCTTGGTAAAGCTGGTGCTTCGCGCTGGCGTGGTGTTCGTCCTACCGTACGTGGTGTGGCGATGAACCCGGTTGATCACCCGCACGGTGGTGGTGAAGGTCGTACTTCAGGTGGTCGTCACCCAGTATCTCCTTGGGGTGTACCTACTAAGGGTTACAAGACTCGTAAGAACAAGCGTACTGATAAGTTCATCGTACGTCGTCGTACTAAGTAATAGTACTAGTTATTAAATAAGAGGAAATACCATGCCACGTTCTCTCAAGAAAGGTCCATTTATTGACCTACACTTGTTGACGAAGGTAGAGAAAGCTCTGGAAAGCGGGAACAAGAAACCTATTAAGACTTGGTCTCGTCGTTCAATGATCATCCCAAACATGATCGGATTGACCATTGCTGTCCATAATGGCCGTCAACACGTACCTGTATTTGTAACTGATGAAATGATCGGTCACAAATTAGGTGAATTTGCACCAACTCGCACTTACCGCGGTCACGCTGCGGACAAGAAAGCGAAGAAGAAGTAAGGGGAAGTTAAATGGAAGCAATTGCTAAACATAAATTTGCCCGCGGTTCTGCGCAAAAAGCACGTTTAGTGGTAGACCAAATCCGTGGTCTTCACGTTGAAAAAGCGTTAGAAATCTTAGAATACAGCAACAAATCAGCTGCTGTTTTAGTTAAGAAAGTTCTAAACTCAGCGATCGCTAATGCAGAGCACAACGAAGGTGCAGACATCGATGAATTATTCGTTAAAACTATTATGGTTGACGATGGTCCTACGATGAAACGTATCAAGCCACGTGCGAAAGGTCGCGCGGATCGTATCCTTAAGCGTACTAGTCACATTACTGTGATTGTTGCTGATAGCTAGGAGATATTAGTATGGGTCAAAAAGTACATCCTACCGGTATTCGCTTAGGTATCACAAAGCCTTTCGCGTCTACATGGTTTGCAAGCACTAAAGAGTTTGCAGATAACATTCATGGCGATCACTTAGTACGTCAATACTTAACTGAAAAGTTAAAGCGTGCTTCGTTATCAAAAATCGTAATCGAGCGTCCAGCTAAGTCTATCCGCGTAACTATTCACACGGCTCGTCCGGGTGTTGTTATCGGTAAGAAAGGTGAAGACGTAGAAAAGTTACGTTTACACGTATCTAAAATCGCTGGTGTACCTGCGCAAATCAACATTGCTGAAGTACGTAAGCCAGAGATGGATGCACAACTAGTTGCTGATAGCATTGCTAGCCAACTAGAGCGTCGTGTTATGTTCCGTCGCGCGATGAAGCGTGCCGTACAGAACGCTATGCGTTTAGGTGCTAAAGGTATCAAAGTTGAAGTTAGTGGTCGTTTAGGCGGCGCGGACATCGCTCGTTCAGAGTGGTACCGTGAAGGTCGTGTACCATTACACACTTTACGTGCTGATATCGATTACGCAACTGCACGTGGTGAAACTACTTACGGTACTATCGGTATCAAAGTGTGGATCTTCAAAGGTGAAGTTATCGGTGGTATGCCTGCACAGGTTGAAGCACCAGCTAAGCCTAAGAAGCGCAACAACCGCAAGAGCAAGTAGGAGTTAAGTAATGTTACAACCAAAACGTACTAAATTCCGTAAGCAAATGAAACTGCGTAACCGTGGTCTTGCACACACTGGTAGCACAGTTAGCTTCGGTACTTACGGTTTGAAATCTGTTGAGCGTGGTCGTATGACAGCTCGTCAAATCGAAGCAGCTCGTCGTGCAATGACACGTCACGTTAAGCGTCAAGGTAAAATCTGGATCCGTGTATTCCCAGACAAGCCAATTACCAAGAAGCCTCTTGAGGTTCGTATGGGTAAAGGTAAAGGTTCTGTAGAATACTGGGTATGTCAAATTCTACCGGGTCGTGTTCTTTATGAAATGGAAGGTGTTCCAGAGGAATTAGCACGCGAAGCTTTCGAGCTTGCAGCAGCTAAACTTCCGTTCAAAACAACCTTCGTAACTAGAACGGTGATGTAATGAAAGCTAACGAACTTAAAGAAAAAAGCATTGAAGAGCTTAATGCTGAATTACTTAACTTACTACGTGAGCAATTTAACTTACGTATGCAAGCAAGTACTGGCCAGTTAGCTCAAACACACATGCTACGTACAGTGCGTCGCAACATTGCACGCGTTAAAACCATCATCACTGAGAAGGCAGGTGCGTAATGACTGATAAAATCCGTACATTACAAGGTCGCGTAGTTAGCGACAAGATGGACAAGTCGATCACAGTGTTGATTGAGCGTCGTGTAAAACACCCTATCTACGGTAAATTCATTACGCGTTCAACTAAGTTGAAAGCACACGATGAAGCTAACGTATGTAACGCGGGCGACGTAGTAACTATTCGTGAATGTGCACCAATCTCTAAGACTAAGTCTTGGACTTTGGTTGACGTAGTAGAAAAAGCTTAATCGCTTAACTACTAAATCACTTTAGTTATACTAAAAAGGCTCTGCTGTTAATTCAGCAGAGCCTTTTGTTTTTGGCATTTTATGAATCTGCAGCTCAGCCTAATAGCTCTATGACTAAGTCTTGGACTTTGGTTGACACTTATCGTCGCTAAAGTAAAAAAGCTTAGTCGCTTAACTACTAAATCACTTTAGTTATATTAAAAAGGCTCTGCTATTTATTTAGCGGAGCCTTTTGTTTTTGGCATTTTATGAGTGTGCAGCTCAGCCTAATAGCTCTATGACTAAGTCTTGGACTTTGGTTGACACTTATTGTCACTAAAGTAAAAAAGCTTAATCGCTGAGCTACTAAATCACTTTAGTTATATTAAAAAGGCTCTGCTGTTAATTCAGCAGGGCCTTTTGTTTTTAGGCATTTCGATGGCTGTAAAGTGTATTAGAGCCCTCGAGCGTCAATTGTCTGTGTCAAAAATGAAAAACCTATCGAAAAGATAAGCCTTTCATATGTGACTATTGCAGCGCCTTTACTATATTAATTGGGCTTAGACATAGTGGCTAATGTAGCGCTCTCGATGGAGCCTGTAATCGAGACAAGCAGAAGCCAATAGATAGATGGTCTATAGTTAACAATTAGCAAACGTGTTACTGATTGATCTACAAACGATTCTTTTCATGAAAACGTACACCCCCTGGATCTTAATTATATCCTTCTTACTTTGTAGCCCTGTAGCTGCAGCGCAAGATCTTGCAAAAGATTTTAAAGTTGTATTCATAAACCCAGGCCATGCTCAAGGAGATGCAACTGGGCGCTTTTGGTCGAATGTCAGTAAAATCATGCAAGCTGCTGCAGATGATTTGAATGTTGAATTAATTACTCTTTTTGCCAACAGAAATCATATTCAAATGAAGGCATTAGCGAATGAAGCATTGGAGTACAATCCTGATTACGCCATTATCGTTAATGAAAAGGGCAGCGGGCTCGCGCAACTTAAACTATTCGCTAAACATGAAATTCCCGTTTTTGCGCTATTAAATGGATTTAACAATAAAGAGCGTGAGAGCTTATCTGAGTCAGAGCAAAAATCTCTCATTGGTAGTGTTGTGCCGGATAACAGGAAAGCAGGTGAATATTTATTGAGTGAGTTGATTTCTTTGCTTGAAAAAAACTCAGACTCTATTAATTTGCTTGCCTTGAGAGGAGACTTTGCTTCTGCCGCGGCTATTGAAAGAGCACACGGTCTACAGCAGGTCTTATCAGCGCATAAGCAGGTCAGGTTAATAGATTATCCAGTTGCTAATTGGTCAAAGGCCGAAGCATATATAAAGGTAAAGGGCATTCTTCAACGCGCCCGTGTCGATATAATTTGGTCGGCTAATGACCCTATGGCTTTTGGTGCATTGGAAGCAGTACAAGACGCAAACTTACCTTATCCTGTAACGGTAGGTGGAATGAACTGGGACGAAACCAACCTAAATTCTACGCTCGACGTTTCATTGGGCGGACATGTCGTTTTGGGTGCTAAAGCACTTGCCATGCTATCTGACTATCACCAACAGGATATACAGCCCTGCGAGATGAATGTTGTAATCGACATTTTTCAATCGAGTTTAGAAGGGAATATGAGTCGCTTTTTGAAAAACCTTGTAAATGATAGCCTACATAAAATAGACTTCTCGCGCTTTTCTCAAAGGCATCCCGAAACTGCACTTTTTAGCCTAGAAACATTTATCTCACAAACTTACCTACCTTTACCTATAGAGCCATCAACTGATAATGCTTTGCTCAAAGGTAACTGCGCTTGAATAAATTAGTTAGTTTATCTATAACGCTTCACTAGCAAGGTTTTATAAAACCTTGCTGGATTTGTCAGATTAAAATCGCTTAGTTGCTGTGATGTATACCTTGCAACAAAGCAATGTCAGTATTTACAGTAGACTATATCGATTGTTCTTCTGCGGACTCTTGTTGTTCAATTGCTGTCGCTACCTGTGATGAAACAGCAATACTATCCCTAACATTTTTCTGTACAGTAATCGCCGCGAATCCACTGAGCAAATAAGCCATGGCATAAAAGCCTTTTTCACTTAGCAGTAAGTCAGCATTTATTAAACCTATAGTTAGCAGAGCAATTGCGGCGGCTGCCGCTACCCAGCACATCAGCACATAGGGTTTTGAAATGGTTTGACCTTCTAATTTATCTCTCACCGTTTTTTGTAGCGAGACGAAGGAAAACAGGCCAAAAATAAGAATAGCGAAGTAGTAGCCTTTTTCATTAAGTTCCATTTGAGCGTTTAGTAAGCCGATACAAAAACTTGCTATACCTGAAATTAACATTGCGATAGATACTAAAACAAATGCTTTGGTGGGTTTTCCGTTCATGTTCTTTTCTCCTTATTTATTCTTAATTGGCTAAAACCATGTGTGTTGACGGCAATGAGTATTGGTTGCCAGTGAACAAAAGTAAATCTGCATTTCCAAAGGCTAGGCTGATAAGACTGCAAGTAGCAATAAGCTAGACTTAGTCCCTTTATGAACTGCTCGGGCATTGCTAAATGCTAAGTTATAGCGATTATGGCATGCCATGGTTTGAGTTTGGCTTCCTGAACTGTTCAAATAGCGATGGCTCCCATGGGCGCATGGCGAAGAGCATCCCCATATGTTTACGCTTGTTGAGTGGCAGGTTACTGTCTTCGATATTGAGTTCGGCAGCTTCTTTGGTTAATTGGTTTAGTTTCCGTTGAATAATATCAATCGACGTTTGCGAATATCGTCCTCGCAGATAAAAGCGAAAGCTGTCTTCACTATCAAACTTGCTGGCCATAAAGCGATTAAGCACCTCTTTTTCCATAAATCTTTCTAACGGCCCGTTACTAATCCAACGAAAATCTTGAGCGATAAGCAGCTTGTAGTTGTTATTAGGCAATAGCTGAATCAGTTTGATTTTGTCCAATTTTACCATTAACCGAATGGCTTCATGCAGTTCGATATCATAGTGCTCAATAATTTCCTCAAACTTCCAGTAGTCTCTCACTAGTACAGCCATTAAAAGGAGTTTGGGGTTGTCGATAAGCTCCTGTTCTTGTTCAAAGGTGAGCTCTGTGATTTTTTCTTGTTGTTGCTTTGCTGAGAGAGCGAAAAGGTCTGACAGGGTTAGGTTGATGATATTGCAAATTTGTTCTAGCCGTTCGAGTGAAAAACTGTGATTTGCAAATACGCGTTTGATATTTGCCTCGCTCATATCTAGCACGTCAGCAATATGACGATAGGTAATACTGTGCTGCTTGAGTAGTAGCTTAAGTGTATCCGTTACTTGTTTTATCTGGCTCATTCCTTGTCCCGTATCACGCTAAAGTATCAGAATTTAATACTTTAAGTTGTTTTAATTAATACATCAAACAGCTTGATTTACAGGTCGCTCGCCTCTGACTAAGTTAAATAACAATTCAACTGTTAAGGAAAAACTGATGAACACATTTATCAACTCAATGCCTAAATTTGCTACTTGCGCTCTTTTAATTGGCGCTATGGTTACTTCTTCTGCGGCTTTCGCAGAGCCATCAACTAATCATGGTAGTAAAGCAAGCAAACACTCTGCTTTAGCCCTTTCCCATGGTGCGGCTGGCAGTGCGCAAGTTGCCAGCGCAGTAGTGGCAGTGCCATTGCTCGTCGGGGGGAGTGTAGCGGTTAGCGCAGGCGTTGCGAGTGTTGAGCTGGCAGAGGGAATGTCAGACGCGGCAACTAGCAGTGCTCGTAGCGTCAAACATCACCACCCAGTGGAGTTAGAAGTCACAGAAATCACGATCACCGTTGATCGTTCTCCCACTGAAGCAATGAAAAAGCAATAACGCCTTCGTTTAGTAGAGTCTACCTAACGAAACCGTAGTGAAAGGCAGTCGTCAATTATTTATGAGTAGCAGGAAGCAGATATGAAAAACTTATTTTTAGTCGTGTTAACGTTATTGGCGTTTAACGCGTTTGCTGGCAGCAACCAAGTCGCCGAAGCGAGATTTAAACCTGAGCAAATCGCTAAGTTTGCCAAAGACGTTGAAAAGTATGCGGCCAAACAAGGTGCTAGAGCCTTTATTATTGCTAGAGTTGGGCAGCCCCAATCGAAATTGCCAAAAGGCATTGAGTTTACTCATACGGCAATTGCAGTGTACTCCCAAATCACTGTAGATAATGGTGAAAAGGTAAATGGTTATGCCATTCACAACCTTTATCAAGATGGTGAAAATGGTGGGAAAAGCGCATTGGTAACAGATTACCCAGTTGATTTTTTCTGGGGTGCTTTCGACCTAAAAGCCGGCATAATTATTCCGACACCTGAGCTGCAAACCAAGATTATTGAAGTTATTACCAGTGGTAAGAATCAGTTACTACATAACCCTAAATATTCGTTAATTGCGAATCCGTTTAACAGTCAGTATCAAAATTGTACCGAACATACGCTTGATATTATTAATGCTGCGATTTACCAAACGACTGACAAGCGCCAGTTAAAAGCGAACGCGCGTGAGTATTTTGACCCACAACGTGTCAGAGTCAGTGGCTTTAAATTAGCCTTGGGCGGTTTGTTTGCTGATGGCGTAACGACTCGGGATCACAAAGGAAAAGTGAAAACAGCGTCTTTTGGCTCTATTGGGCGATATCTAGAAAAATATGAACTGGCAGGTGATACCCTTATCTTCAGAGGATAAAGTTGTAAAGCTAGAAGAAAAGCGCTACTTAATAAGAAGTAGCGCTGCTTAATAATACTGAAACGTTATAGGGCTTTTTCCGCCCTTGCTTGATGCAGCTTCTTATAGCTTTCAATCAAACGTAGGTGTGGCTCAATTCCTTCCAGTGCCATGCTGGTTTCAGTCAAGCCATGGAAGTTATCAGTACCATTAATGAGTCCTATTACTTCAGCCATACGATCTTCACCATACATACGAGTGAATGCCGTTTGGTAATGCTCGAATTCAAGCTCTTCATTTAATGCAACTTCCAGTGTGTTGTGTACCGCGCGGAAGAACATAGTGCGTTCCACGGTATTGTCGTTGTATTGAAGGAAGTCGCCAATGAGTTCAAAAGCTTGCTCTAAGCCACCAACTGCTAAGTAGATCAAAATTTTAAGTTCGATAATGGTGAGTTGTCCCCATACCGTATTCTCATCAAACTCAATGCCAATTAGCGT
The nucleotide sequence above comes from Thalassotalea euphylliae. Encoded proteins:
- the rplV gene encoding 50S ribosomal protein L22, encoding MEAIAKHKFARGSAQKARLVVDQIRGLHVEKALEILEYSNKSAAVLVKKVLNSAIANAEHNEGADIDELFVKTIMVDDGPTMKRIKPRAKGRADRILKRTSHITVIVADS
- the rpmC gene encoding 50S ribosomal protein L29, with the protein product MKANELKEKSIEELNAELLNLLREQFNLRMQASTGQLAQTHMLRTVRRNIARVKTIITEKAGA
- the rplP gene encoding 50S ribosomal protein L16; protein product: MLQPKRTKFRKQMKLRNRGLAHTGSTVSFGTYGLKSVERGRMTARQIEAARRAMTRHVKRQGKIWIRVFPDKPITKKPLEVRMGKGKGSVEYWVCQILPGRVLYEMEGVPEELAREAFELAAAKLPFKTTFVTRTVM
- the rpsS gene encoding 30S ribosomal protein S19, encoding MPRSLKKGPFIDLHLLTKVEKALESGNKKPIKTWSRRSMIIPNMIGLTIAVHNGRQHVPVFVTDEMIGHKLGEFAPTRTYRGHAADKKAKKK
- the rpsQ gene encoding 30S ribosomal protein S17, which gives rise to MTDKIRTLQGRVVSDKMDKSITVLIERRVKHPIYGKFITRSTKLKAHDEANVCNAGDVVTIRECAPISKTKSWTLVDVVEKA
- the rplB gene encoding 50S ribosomal protein L2 — encoded protein: MAVVKCKPTSPGRRHVVKVVNPDLYKGKPYAPLLEKNSKSGGRNNTGRITVRHVGGGHKHHYRVIDFKRTKDGIPAKVERLEYDPNRSANIALVLYADGERRYILAPKGVQAGDSIQSGVDAPIKAGNTLPLRNMPLGSVIHAIELKPGKGAQIARAAGTYAQLVAKDGAYVTLRLRSGEMRKVEAECRATLGEIGNAEHMLRSLGKAGASRWRGVRPTVRGVAMNPVDHPHGGGEGRTSGGRHPVSPWGVPTKGYKTRKNKRTDKFIVRRRTK
- the rpsC gene encoding 30S ribosomal protein S3, producing MGQKVHPTGIRLGITKPFASTWFASTKEFADNIHGDHLVRQYLTEKLKRASLSKIVIERPAKSIRVTIHTARPGVVIGKKGEDVEKLRLHVSKIAGVPAQINIAEVRKPEMDAQLVADSIASQLERRVMFRRAMKRAVQNAMRLGAKGIKVEVSGRLGGADIARSEWYREGRVPLHTLRADIDYATARGETTYGTIGIKVWIFKGEVIGGMPAQVEAPAKPKKRNNRKSK
- a CDS encoding ABC transporter substrate-binding protein, which codes for MKTYTPWILIISFLLCSPVAAAQDLAKDFKVVFINPGHAQGDATGRFWSNVSKIMQAAADDLNVELITLFANRNHIQMKALANEALEYNPDYAIIVNEKGSGLAQLKLFAKHEIPVFALLNGFNNKERESLSESEQKSLIGSVVPDNRKAGEYLLSELISLLEKNSDSINLLALRGDFASAAAIERAHGLQQVLSAHKQVRLIDYPVANWSKAEAYIKVKGILQRARVDIIWSANDPMAFGALEAVQDANLPYPVTVGGMNWDETNLNSTLDVSLGGHVVLGAKALAMLSDYHQQDIQPCEMNVVIDIFQSSLEGNMSRFLKNLVNDSLHKIDFSRFSQRHPETALFSLETFISQTYLPLPIEPSTDNALLKGNCA
- the yiaA gene encoding inner membrane protein YiaA, with product MNGKPTKAFVLVSIAMLISGIASFCIGLLNAQMELNEKGYYFAILIFGLFSFVSLQKTVRDKLEGQTISKPYVLMCWVAAAAAIALLTIGLINADLLLSEKGFYAMAYLLSGFAAITVQKNVRDSIAVSSQVATAIEQQESAEEQSI
- a CDS encoding DUF2145 domain-containing protein is translated as MKNLFLVVLTLLAFNAFAGSNQVAEARFKPEQIAKFAKDVEKYAAKQGARAFIIARVGQPQSKLPKGIEFTHTAIAVYSQITVDNGEKVNGYAIHNLYQDGENGGKSALVTDYPVDFFWGAFDLKAGIIIPTPELQTKIIEVITSGKNQLLHNPKYSLIANPFNSQYQNCTEHTLDIINAAIYQTTDKRQLKANAREYFDPQRVRVSGFKLALGGLFADGVTTRDHKGKVKTASFGSIGRYLEKYELAGDTLIFRG
- a CDS encoding helix-turn-helix domain-containing protein, which codes for MSQIKQVTDTLKLLLKQHSITYRHIADVLDMSEANIKRVFANHSFSLERLEQICNIINLTLSDLFALSAKQQQEKITELTFEQEQELIDNPKLLLMAVLVRDYWKFEEIIEHYDIELHEAIRLMVKLDKIKLIQLLPNNNYKLLIAQDFRWISNGPLERFMEKEVLNRFMASKFDSEDSFRFYLRGRYSQTSIDIIQRKLNQLTKEAAELNIEDSNLPLNKRKHMGMLFAMRPWEPSLFEQFRKPNSNHGMP